From a region of the Mycobacteroides saopaulense genome:
- a CDS encoding flavin-containing monooxygenase: MSNGAYGAVQTARARDIRVVVIGAGMSGLCMASTLRHRGITNFTVYEKADEVGGTWRDNTYPGLQCDVPSRYYSYSFAPNPHWSKGFSPGAEIHQYFVRFTDEQNLRRNIRFGTAVTRAEWVDGPGQPHWELELSDGSRDTADVVVGATGVLHLPRLPEIDGLQDFAGPCFHSARWDHSVPYAGKRVGLIGTGSSGVQIISALAEEVLSLSVFQRSAQWVAPVPNFTYSALSKSVWSRVPILNRFSYRLWRFYFERGVGGSVVNPGARRKLIQGFVRASHRLLIRDPQLREKLHPDYEPLCRRLVMSVPFFKAVQRPNVSVFTEGIERIVPQGVITKDGILHELDILVCATGFDAHSYLRPMEVIGREGIKLSDAWSDGPRAYRAVGLAGFPNFFLLIGPNSPIGNNSLISIAETQVKFAMHWIDEIRFGRVQSVAPTAEAAEIFNTEVRRAMPNTVWSTGCDSWYLGADGVPELWPWPPVAYRRTLTSPIREDFAIT; encoded by the coding sequence GTGAGCAATGGCGCTTACGGAGCGGTCCAAACGGCACGTGCCCGCGATATCCGCGTGGTGGTGATCGGCGCAGGTATGTCCGGCCTATGCATGGCCTCCACCCTCCGCCACCGGGGTATCACCAACTTCACCGTCTACGAGAAGGCCGACGAGGTCGGCGGCACCTGGCGCGACAACACCTATCCGGGTCTGCAATGCGATGTACCGTCCCGTTACTACTCGTACTCCTTCGCCCCGAATCCCCATTGGAGTAAGGGCTTTTCACCAGGGGCGGAGATCCACCAGTACTTCGTCAGATTCACCGACGAGCAGAATCTGCGCCGGAACATCCGTTTCGGTACCGCGGTGACTCGCGCCGAATGGGTCGATGGACCCGGCCAACCCCACTGGGAATTGGAGCTTTCCGACGGCAGCCGGGACACCGCCGACGTCGTGGTGGGCGCCACGGGCGTCCTCCATCTGCCGCGCCTCCCCGAGATCGACGGACTGCAGGATTTTGCGGGACCGTGCTTTCACTCCGCACGCTGGGACCACTCCGTGCCGTACGCCGGGAAACGGGTCGGGCTCATCGGGACCGGATCCTCGGGAGTGCAGATCATCAGCGCCCTCGCCGAGGAGGTTCTCAGCCTCTCGGTGTTCCAGCGCTCCGCGCAGTGGGTGGCGCCGGTTCCCAACTTCACCTACTCGGCGTTATCGAAGTCCGTCTGGTCCCGCGTACCCATCCTGAACCGATTCTCTTATCGGTTGTGGCGCTTCTATTTCGAGCGCGGCGTGGGCGGTTCGGTGGTGAATCCGGGTGCACGCCGAAAGCTCATCCAGGGATTTGTACGGGCATCGCATCGACTACTCATCCGCGATCCACAGCTACGCGAAAAGCTGCATCCCGACTACGAACCGCTGTGCCGGCGATTGGTGATGTCGGTACCGTTCTTCAAAGCCGTACAGCGACCCAATGTCTCGGTGTTCACCGAGGGGATCGAGCGCATCGTGCCGCAGGGCGTCATCACCAAGGACGGAATCTTGCATGAGCTCGATATTCTGGTTTGCGCCACGGGTTTTGACGCGCACTCGTACTTGCGACCGATGGAGGTGATCGGGCGCGAAGGCATCAAGCTCAGCGACGCATGGAGTGACGGGCCGCGCGCCTACCGTGCCGTGGGCCTGGCCGGATTCCCGAACTTCTTCCTCTTGATCGGGCCGAACAGTCCGATCGGCAACAACTCACTCATCTCGATCGCCGAGACTCAGGTGAAGTTCGCGATGCACTGGATCGACGAGATTCGTTTCGGTCGAGTGCAATCGGTGGCGCCTACGGCGGAGGCCGCTGAGATATTCAACACCGAGGTACGCCGGGCGATGCCCAACACCGTCTGGTCCACGGGGTGCGACAGCTGGTATCTGGGGGCTGATGGCGTGCCCGAGTTGTGGCCCTGGCCACCTGTTGCGTACCGCCGCACCCTCACCTCACCGATACGCGAAGATTTCGCCATCACGTAG
- the hpt gene encoding hypoxanthine phosphoribosyltransferase, protein MTCEQDQACGEQYSGDVKSVLLTEEQIRAKTQELGAAIGEKYRDIEGDLLLVTVLKGAVMFVSDLARAIPIPTQMEFMAVSSYGSATSSSGVVRILKDLDRDIQDLDVLIVEDIIDSGLTLSWLMRNLASRGPRSLNVVSLLRKPEAKKVDVDVALVGFEIPNEFVVGYGLDYGERYRDLPFIGTLHPRVYTD, encoded by the coding sequence GTGACCTGCGAACAGGATCAGGCATGCGGCGAGCAATACAGCGGCGACGTGAAATCGGTGCTCCTCACGGAGGAGCAGATTCGCGCCAAGACCCAGGAGCTCGGCGCCGCCATCGGCGAGAAGTACCGGGACATCGAGGGTGACCTGCTGCTGGTGACCGTGCTCAAGGGTGCTGTCATGTTCGTGTCGGATTTGGCCCGGGCCATCCCGATTCCCACCCAGATGGAGTTCATGGCGGTCAGCTCGTACGGGTCGGCAACGTCGTCCTCCGGTGTGGTGCGGATTCTGAAGGACTTGGATCGGGACATCCAGGACCTGGACGTCCTGATCGTCGAGGACATCATCGACTCCGGACTGACCCTGAGCTGGCTCATGCGCAACCTCGCCTCACGCGGCCCGCGCTCGCTGAATGTGGTCTCGTTGCTGCGCAAGCCCGAGGCCAAGAAGGTCGACGTCGACGTGGCCCTCGTCGGATTCGAGATCCCCAACGAGTTCGTGGTCGGCTACGGGCTGGACTACGGCGAGCGCTACCGCGACCTGCCCTTCATCGGCACGCTTCACCCACGCGTCTACACCGACTGA
- a CDS encoding SIMPL domain-containing protein, with the protein MGDVTVIGHGEASGSPDVFMATVGVSVRSRRIAGVMADVKAKARAVIDAVLDSGVATEDVRTAWMSVHPQFDGNRITGYAADNSVRITVRDLSKVSDVLDKAVTAGGEAAQLSGVSFDLQDSTDLATQARERAFADAKARAEQYAALSGGTLGKVLRIDETGGHAGPSPRAEFAMLRAAGGPPVEAGQQTVSAQITVVWELTQSV; encoded by the coding sequence ATGGGCGACGTCACGGTTATCGGCCACGGTGAGGCCAGCGGCAGCCCCGACGTGTTCATGGCAACCGTCGGGGTGTCGGTGCGGTCGCGCCGCATCGCCGGCGTGATGGCCGATGTGAAGGCCAAGGCTCGGGCGGTGATCGATGCGGTGCTCGACTCGGGGGTCGCCACCGAGGATGTCCGGACCGCGTGGATGTCCGTCCACCCGCAGTTCGACGGCAACCGGATCACCGGCTACGCCGCCGACAACTCGGTGCGCATCACCGTCCGCGACCTCTCGAAGGTCTCGGATGTGTTGGACAAGGCGGTCACCGCGGGTGGCGAGGCGGCGCAACTGTCCGGGGTGAGCTTCGACCTTCAGGACAGCACCGATCTCGCCACGCAAGCGCGTGAGCGGGCGTTCGCCGATGCCAAGGCCCGCGCCGAGCAGTACGCCGCCCTCTCGGGCGGCACGCTGGGCAAGGTACTGCGCATCGACGAGACCGGAGGTCATGCGGGACCGTCTCCCCGCGCCGAGTTCGCCATGTTGCGGGCCGCGGGCGGACCGCCGGTGGAGGCGGGTCAGCAGACCGTCAGCGCCCAGATCACCGTGGTGTGGGAGCTGACTCAGTCGGTGTAG
- a CDS encoding SIMPL domain-containing protein has translation MSEVGRKALTRTTAVAAAAAMALLLAGCGDDSTGSPETTRNVTVVGKGEVKGAPDVLRADVGVSVTAKDVSGALSQASEKAQAVIDAVVGAGVAREDVQTNELSIQPEQTYPQGGPTRITGYNATNSVRINVRDLKKASEVLDKAVQAGGDAARLSSVSFDLDNDADLVKGARERAFNDAKARAEQYAGLSGSTLGKVLRIDESHGSVPPPAPMMGKRAPMQADASFAPPLEPGQQTVTFEVSVIWELN, from the coding sequence ATGTCAGAAGTAGGACGCAAAGCACTGACCCGGACAACCGCCGTCGCCGCCGCTGCCGCAATGGCCTTGCTCCTCGCCGGCTGCGGTGACGATTCCACCGGTAGCCCGGAGACCACGCGCAATGTCACCGTCGTCGGCAAGGGCGAGGTGAAGGGTGCGCCCGACGTGCTGCGCGCCGACGTGGGCGTATCGGTCACCGCCAAGGACGTTTCCGGGGCGCTCTCACAGGCCAGCGAGAAGGCCCAGGCCGTCATCGACGCCGTGGTGGGGGCCGGAGTGGCCCGCGAGGACGTCCAGACCAACGAGCTGTCCATCCAGCCGGAGCAGACGTACCCCCAGGGCGGCCCCACACGGATCACCGGCTACAACGCCACCAACTCGGTGCGCATCAACGTCCGCGATCTCAAGAAGGCCTCCGAGGTACTGGACAAGGCCGTGCAGGCCGGCGGGGACGCGGCCCGGCTGTCGAGCGTGAGCTTCGATCTCGACAACGACGCCGACCTGGTGAAGGGTGCCCGCGAGCGCGCCTTCAACGACGCCAAGGCCCGCGCCGAGCAGTACGCAGGCCTCTCGGGCTCCACACTGGGCAAGGTGCTGCGGATCGACGAGTCGCACGGTTCGGTGCCGCCCCCGGCACCGATGATGGGCAAGAGGGCACCCATGCAGGCGGATGCCTCGTTCGCGCCCCCGCTGGAACCAGGACAGCAGACGGTGACCTTCGAGGTAAGCGTCATCTGGGAGCTGAACTAG
- a CDS encoding zinc-binding dehydrogenase, protein MRASVLRNGAMVYRDDVPDPVPGEGQVLVRVSACGICGSDLHFAKHGAQAIELSKQMAGMPSLTDGVDLGADVFMGHEFAAEVIEAGPRTDAPAPGTAVTSIPILLSAQGLEPIVYSNSTMGGYAEQMLLSAPLLLPIPNGLDPRHAALTEPMAVGLHAVNKSGIQPGTGAIVIGCGPVGIAVIAALNSQGVEPIVAADFSAARRDLARLMGAHEVVDPGVEPAFQAWSRVGKSTPVIFEAVGVPGILNEVLRDAPHSSRVVVVGVCMEPDAVTPYFGIAKEIALQFVLAYDPTEFSETLRRIAHGEIDVAHLVTGEVGLEDVGSAFADLGDPERHCKILVVP, encoded by the coding sequence ATGCGGGCCTCGGTGTTGCGCAACGGCGCAATGGTCTACCGCGACGACGTGCCCGACCCGGTGCCCGGCGAGGGCCAGGTGTTGGTCAGGGTGTCCGCCTGCGGAATCTGTGGCTCCGACCTACATTTCGCCAAGCATGGCGCGCAGGCCATCGAGCTGTCCAAGCAGATGGCCGGCATGCCCAGCCTCACCGACGGTGTCGATCTGGGCGCCGATGTCTTCATGGGCCACGAGTTCGCGGCCGAAGTGATCGAGGCCGGACCGAGGACAGACGCTCCCGCACCCGGAACCGCGGTGACGTCGATTCCGATCCTCCTGTCTGCCCAGGGACTCGAGCCCATCGTCTACAGCAACAGCACCATGGGCGGCTACGCCGAGCAGATGCTGCTGAGCGCGCCGCTGCTGCTGCCCATTCCCAACGGTCTCGATCCCAGGCATGCCGCACTGACCGAACCGATGGCGGTCGGCCTGCACGCGGTCAACAAATCCGGCATCCAACCGGGCACCGGGGCGATCGTCATCGGATGCGGCCCCGTCGGAATCGCCGTGATCGCCGCGCTCAACTCCCAGGGCGTCGAGCCCATCGTCGCCGCCGACTTCTCTGCTGCCCGGCGTGATCTAGCACGACTCATGGGCGCGCACGAGGTCGTCGATCCCGGCGTCGAGCCCGCCTTCCAGGCCTGGTCCCGGGTCGGCAAGAGCACCCCGGTGATCTTTGAGGCTGTGGGCGTCCCTGGCATCCTCAACGAGGTGCTGCGCGACGCACCGCACAGCTCCCGGGTGGTGGTCGTGGGCGTCTGCATGGAACCCGATGCCGTCACCCCGTACTTCGGCATCGCCAAGGAAATCGCGCTTCAGTTCGTACTCGCCTACGACCCGACGGAGTTCTCCGAAACGCTGCGGCGAATCGCGCACGGCGAGATCGATGTTGCGCACCTCGTGACCGGTGAGGTAGGTCTGGAAGACGTCGGATCGGCATTTGCCGATCTCGGTGATCCCGAGCGCCATTGCAAGATTTTGGTGGTGCCCTAA
- a CDS encoding LLM class flavin-dependent oxidoreductase yields the protein MTAAPLRFGAFITPFHPVGQNPTTALEYDLDRVVALDRLGYDEAWFGEHHSGGYELISCPEVFIATAAERTKHIRLGTGVVSLPYHHPLMVVDRWILLDHITRGRVIFGTGPGALPTDAYMMGIDPVDQRQMQEESLEAILALLRAAPEERISRETSWFTLRDAQLQLRPYTHPYPEILTAAMFSPSGPRLAGKLGAGLLSLSASIPGGFAALENAWEVVREQAAVHGHPEPDRSGWRVLGIMHLAETREQAIEDCTYGLPDYAHYFGAVGVLPLANGVDGAQQDPREFVKAYVDEGNCCIGTPEDAIEYVQDLLDKSGGFGTFLMLGHDWASPEATFKSYELFARKVIPHFTGQLTAAQVSHDWAQAKRGELLGRAGEAVAKAIGEHVAEKDSV from the coding sequence ATGACCGCGGCGCCCCTCCGATTCGGAGCCTTCATCACCCCGTTCCATCCTGTCGGCCAGAATCCCACCACGGCACTGGAATACGACCTGGATCGTGTGGTCGCGCTGGACCGCCTGGGCTACGACGAGGCCTGGTTCGGTGAACATCACTCCGGCGGATACGAACTGATTTCCTGCCCCGAGGTTTTCATCGCCACCGCCGCCGAACGCACCAAACACATCCGGCTGGGTACCGGCGTGGTGTCACTGCCGTATCACCACCCGTTGATGGTGGTGGATCGCTGGATTCTGTTGGACCACATCACCCGGGGCCGCGTCATTTTCGGCACCGGCCCGGGCGCCCTGCCGACCGACGCTTACATGATGGGCATCGACCCGGTGGATCAGCGACAGATGCAGGAGGAATCCCTGGAGGCCATCCTCGCGCTGCTACGTGCGGCACCGGAGGAGCGCATCAGCCGCGAAACATCCTGGTTCACCCTCCGGGATGCGCAACTGCAATTGCGCCCGTATACCCATCCCTATCCGGAAATCCTTACCGCAGCTATGTTTTCACCGTCCGGGCCGCGACTGGCGGGGAAGCTCGGCGCGGGACTGCTATCCCTGTCGGCGTCGATCCCCGGCGGATTCGCCGCGCTGGAGAACGCATGGGAGGTGGTACGCGAGCAGGCGGCTGTCCACGGCCACCCCGAGCCGGATCGGTCCGGCTGGCGGGTGCTCGGCATCATGCACCTGGCCGAGACGCGAGAGCAGGCCATCGAGGACTGCACGTACGGCCTGCCCGACTACGCGCACTACTTCGGCGCGGTCGGGGTACTGCCGCTGGCCAACGGCGTAGACGGTGCGCAGCAGGACCCCCGCGAGTTCGTCAAGGCGTATGTGGACGAAGGGAACTGCTGTATCGGGACACCCGAGGACGCCATCGAATACGTCCAGGATCTGCTCGACAAATCGGGAGGATTCGGCACCTTCCTGATGCTCGGCCATGACTGGGCATCGCCAGAGGCGACATTCAAGTCCTATGAATTGTTCGCCCGCAAGGTGATTCCACACTTCACCGGCCAGCTCACCGCCGCCCAGGTTTCGCATGACTGGGCGCAGGCCAAGCGGGGCGAGCTGCTGGGCCGTGCCGGCGAGGCGGTTGCGAAGGCCATCGGCGAGCACGTGGCAGAGAAGGATTCGGTCTGA
- a CDS encoding alpha/beta fold hydrolase produces MTDAAVDIRERDIATNGVHLRIVEAGEPGQPVVLLAHGFPELAYSWRHQIPTLAAAGYHVIAPDQRGYGRSSAPAHIDDYNIEALSDDLLGILDDVGAGKATFVGHDWGAVVTWHTALAVPERVEGVVGLSVPFTRRSQAAPTQAWKKLFGDNFFYILYFQEPGVADADLNRDPAVTIRRMMAGMAHIDGATMIAPGPAGFVERMSDPGELPGWLSQAELDHYIAEFTRTGFTGGLNWYRNFDRNWALTERLTGANVVVPSLFIAGAADPVLGFTDHAGSLKYRTDNRGDLLLEGAGHWIQQERPDEVNAALLEFLQQVAR; encoded by the coding sequence ATGACCGATGCCGCCGTGGATATCCGGGAACGTGACATCGCCACGAACGGGGTGCACCTGCGCATAGTCGAGGCGGGCGAACCCGGTCAGCCGGTAGTGCTTCTGGCCCACGGCTTCCCCGAGCTCGCGTACTCGTGGCGTCATCAGATTCCCACGCTCGCGGCGGCCGGATATCACGTCATCGCCCCCGATCAGCGCGGTTATGGCCGGTCGAGCGCGCCGGCGCACATCGACGACTACAACATCGAGGCGCTCTCCGACGATCTGCTCGGAATCCTCGACGATGTGGGCGCCGGCAAGGCGACATTCGTCGGACACGACTGGGGCGCCGTCGTCACCTGGCACACCGCCCTCGCCGTCCCGGAGCGCGTGGAGGGCGTCGTCGGCCTGTCCGTCCCGTTCACCCGGCGCAGCCAGGCCGCGCCCACACAGGCGTGGAAGAAGTTGTTCGGCGACAACTTCTTCTACATCCTGTACTTCCAGGAGCCCGGGGTGGCCGATGCCGATCTCAATCGAGATCCCGCGGTCACGATCCGGCGCATGATGGCGGGCATGGCTCATATCGACGGGGCCACGATGATCGCACCGGGTCCGGCCGGATTCGTCGAGCGCATGAGCGACCCCGGCGAACTCCCTGGCTGGCTGAGCCAGGCGGAATTGGACCACTACATCGCCGAATTCACCCGCACCGGATTCACCGGCGGACTGAACTGGTACCGGAACTTCGACCGCAACTGGGCACTCACCGAACGCCTTACCGGGGCGAATGTCGTTGTGCCGTCCTTGTTCATCGCCGGGGCGGCCGATCCTGTCCTCGGGTTCACCGATCACGCGGGCAGTCTGAAGTACCGCACCGACAACCGCGGCGACCTCCTCCTGGAAGGAGCCGGCCACTGGATTCAGCAGGAGCGGCCAGACGAAGTCAATGCCGCGTTGCTCGAATTCCTGCAGCAGGTCGCGCGTTGA
- a CDS encoding Coq4 family protein yields MLNDLAKYSNPGGIVPDRATWTPWLKAWRMLINAKYHGDIYEAFLGMEAPVFARAYHQLRSHPNGRKLFKHKPDLLSVLNDVEYLGSLPFGSLGHAYLSFLNTNKLDAGVFGEASIIRPIAEKNNWDEDFYYMIIRGTALHDMFHTIGGYGPDIAGEMANIGFHCGQMEPAGPLEKLGLLGALALPGASVPFKLRYYRQAVERGRRADLLMAAPWEELLELPYLEAQSVLGVSPVEVAHPQGRWTTEWTPPSIKPPTPWNYERILAAGPIAA; encoded by the coding sequence ATGCTGAACGACCTGGCCAAATACTCTAATCCCGGCGGCATCGTGCCCGATCGCGCAACCTGGACTCCCTGGTTGAAGGCTTGGCGCATGCTGATCAACGCCAAGTACCACGGCGATATCTACGAAGCATTTCTCGGCATGGAGGCACCCGTCTTCGCGCGCGCCTACCATCAGCTGCGATCCCACCCGAACGGCCGAAAGCTGTTCAAACACAAACCCGATCTGCTCTCCGTGCTGAACGATGTGGAGTACCTGGGCTCACTGCCATTCGGCAGCCTGGGGCACGCGTATCTCTCGTTCCTCAACACCAACAAGCTCGACGCCGGCGTCTTCGGCGAGGCCAGCATCATCAGGCCGATCGCCGAGAAGAACAACTGGGATGAGGACTTCTACTACATGATCATTCGGGGCACGGCCCTGCACGATATGTTTCACACCATCGGCGGCTACGGCCCCGATATCGCCGGTGAGATGGCAAACATCGGATTCCATTGCGGACAAATGGAACCCGCGGGCCCGCTGGAGAAGCTCGGCCTGCTCGGCGCCCTGGCACTGCCCGGAGCCTCGGTGCCGTTCAAACTTCGTTACTACCGGCAGGCCGTCGAACGCGGTCGGCGCGCCGACCTTCTGATGGCCGCGCCGTGGGAGGAACTACTCGAGCTTCCCTACCTCGAGGCCCAATCGGTCCTCGGTGTAAGCCCTGTCGAGGTGGCCCATCCACAAGGCAGGTGGACCACCGAATGGACACCGCCGTCCATCAAACCGCCCACTCCGTGGAACTACGAGCGCATACTCGCCGCGGGGCCGATCGCGGCCTGA
- a CDS encoding helix-turn-helix domain-containing protein, whose protein sequence is MARMSEGEGKAPRGRGRPPGGGNTAQQAQAQLLDAAERLFVERGYGASTMEAIAREAGYSRAVVYRHFRNRDDLMDALVVRATMSEIAKMIGRLIVLKDLSEIIPESMVIVSVEVGANPLLQVLADRDDRGTVASLIVNAPNLIDLLTSMYAGVFSTRMTEVRQGVRPEDAARYVLSVALSLLLGLIPGTDDPEQVRRYVRVFVLPTLLADPPEPEAVFL, encoded by the coding sequence ATGGCTCGCATGAGTGAGGGCGAGGGCAAGGCTCCGCGTGGCCGTGGGCGGCCGCCGGGCGGCGGGAATACCGCGCAGCAGGCGCAGGCTCAACTTCTCGATGCCGCGGAACGGCTGTTCGTCGAACGCGGGTATGGCGCCTCCACGATGGAGGCCATCGCGCGAGAAGCCGGGTATAGCCGGGCCGTGGTGTATCGGCATTTCCGCAACAGGGACGATCTGATGGACGCCTTGGTGGTCCGCGCGACGATGAGCGAGATCGCCAAGATGATCGGTCGTCTGATCGTGCTGAAGGATCTGTCCGAGATCATTCCCGAGTCGATGGTGATCGTCTCGGTGGAGGTCGGTGCCAATCCGTTGTTGCAGGTGTTGGCCGACCGCGATGATCGTGGCACGGTGGCGTCGCTGATTGTCAACGCGCCCAACCTTATCGACCTGCTGACCTCCATGTATGCGGGTGTGTTCAGCACCCGGATGACCGAGGTGCGGCAGGGCGTCCGGCCCGAGGATGCGGCGCGGTACGTGCTGTCCGTCGCGCTTTCTCTGCTACTCGGGCTGATCCCCGGCACCGACGATCCCGAGCAGGTTCGCCGCTACGTCAGGGTTTTCGTACTGCCGACGCTGCTTGCCGACCCGCCGGAGCCGGAGGCGGTCTTCCTCTAA
- a CDS encoding substrate-binding domain-containing protein, which produces MALIAALLGGFGYFAYQKFSQRCPDVDNFSIAADPAIAPVVSKALDGASTKELGCAKVTVDAKPSAATAATIGKPGGAPALWLPDSSIWLARQLRATGSPLDSASQSVARTPVVVVARQGTAPTFDSWLSVLKQPGLRIGNPLEDTVSAGPVLGAVAEAEQGKSDPNAITAALVPIAQAQLTNTTQGSAEERLGEVAKEGGLAVSTEQQLIDYNAKHPGALLTAVVPATGTPALNYPIAVTESANDRHGRAKQTGEALAERITGSDGADALRNAGFRGPDFAPLGGTGVGAVETLTVNDLTAFDTAMRRYGVLALPSRMLAVLDVSGSMKFSAGPTTRVGLLSQAIDNGLPLFPENAQIGLWAFSIDKGGPGQDWKDLVPIRTLSEKVGDKTQRQLLADEGHSLDALVGGGTGLYDTTLAAFRKVQSTYDPHYVNSVVIITDGTNEDPNGISLDQLLATVKKEQDPARPVVLITLGITEDADAAVLKQISDSTPGGGSRVARNADEIPNIVIDLIRARTAAR; this is translated from the coding sequence CTGGCGCTGATCGCCGCCCTGCTCGGCGGGTTCGGGTACTTCGCCTACCAGAAGTTCTCGCAACGGTGCCCGGACGTCGACAACTTCAGCATCGCAGCAGACCCGGCCATCGCACCGGTGGTATCGAAGGCGCTAGACGGCGCGAGTACCAAAGAACTCGGCTGCGCAAAAGTCACCGTGGACGCGAAGCCCTCCGCGGCGACGGCGGCAACGATCGGCAAGCCCGGCGGCGCGCCCGCGTTGTGGCTGCCCGATTCCTCGATCTGGCTGGCGAGGCAGCTGCGCGCCACCGGTTCTCCGTTGGATTCGGCAAGCCAGTCGGTGGCCAGAACCCCCGTTGTGGTGGTCGCCAGGCAGGGCACGGCACCCACATTCGATTCGTGGCTGAGCGTCTTGAAGCAGCCGGGCCTGCGAATCGGCAATCCGCTGGAAGACACCGTGTCGGCCGGGCCCGTTCTCGGAGCGGTCGCCGAGGCCGAGCAGGGAAAGAGTGATCCCAATGCCATTACGGCGGCCCTCGTCCCCATCGCGCAGGCACAGCTGACCAACACCACACAAGGCAGCGCCGAAGAGCGTCTTGGCGAGGTGGCCAAGGAGGGTGGCCTGGCGGTCTCGACCGAACAACAGCTCATCGACTACAACGCCAAACACCCGGGCGCGCTGCTCACCGCCGTCGTTCCCGCAACGGGCACTCCGGCCCTGAACTATCCGATAGCGGTTACCGAATCCGCCAACGATCGACACGGCCGGGCCAAGCAGACCGGGGAAGCCCTCGCCGAGCGCATTACCGGCAGCGATGGCGCAGACGCGTTGCGGAACGCGGGATTTCGTGGACCCGACTTCGCGCCACTGGGCGGTACCGGCGTCGGCGCGGTGGAGACGCTCACCGTCAACGACCTGACGGCATTCGACACCGCGATGCGCCGCTATGGGGTGCTGGCCCTGCCTTCCCGGATGCTGGCCGTGCTCGATGTCTCGGGCTCGATGAAGTTCTCCGCGGGTCCGACCACGCGTGTCGGTCTGTTGAGCCAGGCAATCGACAACGGGCTGCCATTGTTCCCGGAGAACGCGCAAATCGGTTTGTGGGCCTTCTCGATCGACAAGGGTGGGCCCGGCCAGGACTGGAAAGACCTGGTGCCCATCCGCACGCTCAGCGAGAAGGTTGGCGACAAGACCCAACGTCAGCTGCTGGCCGACGAGGGCCACAGCCTGGATGCCCTGGTGGGCGGCGGAACGGGTTTGTACGACACCACATTGGCGGCTTTTCGTAAGGTGCAGTCCACATACGACCCGCACTACGTCAACAGCGTGGTGATCATCACCGACGGCACGAATGAGGATCCGAACGGCATTTCCCTGGACCAATTGCTCGCGACCGTGAAGAAGGAGCAGGACCCGGCCCGGCCCGTGGTCCTCATCACCCTCGGAATCACCGAGGATGCCGATGCCGCTGTCCTCAAACAGATTTCGGATTCCACCCCAGGCGGCGGCAGCCGAGTCGCGCGCAACGCGGACGAGATACCCAACATCGTCATCGACCTCATCAGGGCTCGAACCGCGGCACGTTAG